A region from the Rheinheimera mangrovi genome encodes:
- a CDS encoding mannitol dehydrogenase family protein has translation MTEPAVTYPLLSATTCPQQVTSERDSTIGIVHLGIGAFHRAHQAFYTEQVMQLTAERNWMIAGVSLRSNAVANQLNPQQGLYTLVTTSAAGSEQQLIQSVAKVLVAPQNPQAVIELMASPEVAIYSLTVTEKGYCLNPATGDLDLTLADIQHDLAQLVTPKTAIGYLVAALQQRFIRKLKPVTVISCDNISQNGKTLARLVQQFAAKIDAELAQWIKSQIAFPDSMVDRIVPATTEQDILALAADTGYLDQAMVKTESYSQWVLEDHFSSERPAWEKAGVMLVKEVAPFEQAKLRLLNGAHSALAYLGAVAGYSYVHQVVADPVFLRYLRHLMHNELMPTLQAPEGLDLAAYIDALLKRFANPALMHRTMQIAMDGSQKIPPRLLAAAQIRLDKGQSVDAICFAVAGWLRFSMGFDAKGDTLEVSDPLAELLMQIRLEHWDHIDELVGQYLAVSQVFPAALSSSAVFRNRLTYWLSYILANGVPTALQSLLLEVQDYSAAPRLATELASTAAGRTK, from the coding sequence GTGACTGAACCTGCAGTAACTTATCCACTTTTATCAGCCACCACTTGCCCGCAGCAGGTCACGTCTGAGCGTGACAGCACCATAGGTATAGTGCATTTGGGCATTGGCGCTTTTCATCGCGCCCATCAGGCTTTTTATACAGAGCAAGTGATGCAATTGACAGCAGAGCGCAATTGGATGATTGCCGGTGTGTCGTTGCGATCAAACGCAGTGGCAAATCAGCTTAACCCCCAGCAAGGGCTTTATACGCTGGTCACTACTTCTGCAGCAGGCTCTGAGCAACAGCTGATTCAGTCTGTTGCCAAAGTGCTGGTTGCGCCACAAAACCCGCAGGCTGTGATTGAACTGATGGCCTCGCCTGAAGTGGCGATATATTCCTTAACTGTGACGGAAAAAGGCTATTGCCTGAATCCTGCGACCGGCGATCTCGATTTAACTTTGGCTGATATTCAGCACGATTTAGCCCAGTTAGTGACTCCGAAAACGGCTATTGGCTATCTGGTGGCGGCATTGCAGCAGCGTTTTATCCGTAAGCTAAAACCTGTGACTGTGATCAGCTGCGACAATATTTCTCAAAACGGCAAAACTCTGGCGCGGTTGGTTCAGCAGTTTGCGGCGAAGATAGACGCTGAACTGGCACAGTGGATTAAAAGCCAGATCGCTTTTCCGGATTCGATGGTCGACCGTATAGTGCCAGCCACTACAGAGCAGGATATTCTTGCTCTGGCTGCTGACACTGGCTATCTGGATCAGGCCATGGTGAAAACCGAAAGCTACAGCCAGTGGGTGCTTGAAGATCATTTTTCGTCAGAGCGACCGGCATGGGAAAAAGCCGGAGTAATGCTGGTGAAAGAGGTTGCACCTTTTGAGCAGGCAAAACTGCGCTTACTGAACGGCGCTCATTCGGCTTTGGCTTATCTGGGCGCTGTAGCAGGTTACAGTTATGTGCATCAGGTGGTGGCCGATCCGGTATTTTTACGTTATCTGCGCCATTTAATGCACAACGAGCTGATGCCAACATTACAGGCGCCAGAAGGGCTGGATTTAGCCGCTTACATCGACGCCTTGCTAAAGCGGTTTGCCAACCCGGCTTTAATGCACCGCACCATGCAAATTGCGATGGATGGCTCACAAAAAATACCACCGCGTTTATTAGCAGCAGCGCAAATCAGGTTAGACAAAGGCCAAAGCGTTGATGCGATTTGCTTTGCTGTGGCAGGTTGGTTGCGTTTTAGCATGGGCTTTGATGCCAAAGGCGATACTCTGGAGGTGTCCGATCCGCTGGCTGAGCTGTTGATGCAAATCCGGCTGGAGCACTGGGATCATATAGACGAGCTGGTTGGGCAGTATCTGGCGGTGAGTCAGGTGTTTCCGGCTGCATTAAGTTCATCAGCGGTGTTTCGCAACAGGCTGACCTATTGGTTGAGTTATATTCTCGCCAACGGCGTGCCTACCGCTTTGCAAAGCTTATTATTGGAAGTTCAGGATTATTCAGCGGCGCCGCGTTTGGCTACAGAGCTGGCCTCAACTGCTGCTGGGAGAACAAAATGA
- a CDS encoding ThuA domain-containing protein: MIKVTVWNECRHEKEDADVQEVYPETIGGCIVNQLKPFGFDLTLATLDDPEQGWPAERIAETEVAIWWGHRYHDELDDALIDKLQARVLAGMGLIVLHSGHHAKLFKRLMGTSCNLSWREAEGGERERVWCLKPAHPIAYNIPPQIELPQSEMYGEPFDIPDPDELIFNSWYQGGEVLRSGCTFTRGRGRIFFFAPGHETFPIYRNEHITQILANAIQWAHQPHTSGWMMGNWGRPVPLEEGAPKQTYFKKPRKLMLAEKAAKKDK, encoded by the coding sequence ATGATTAAAGTGACAGTCTGGAATGAATGCCGCCACGAAAAAGAAGATGCGGACGTGCAGGAAGTGTATCCGGAAACCATAGGCGGTTGTATCGTCAACCAGTTGAAACCTTTTGGTTTTGATCTGACGCTGGCTACATTGGACGACCCAGAACAAGGCTGGCCAGCTGAACGTATTGCCGAAACCGAAGTGGCTATCTGGTGGGGCCACAGATACCACGACGAGCTGGACGATGCGTTAATCGACAAATTGCAGGCGAGAGTACTGGCAGGTATGGGTCTGATTGTTCTTCACAGCGGTCATCACGCCAAACTCTTTAAACGCCTGATGGGCACCAGCTGTAATTTAAGCTGGCGTGAAGCCGAAGGTGGCGAGCGGGAGCGCGTCTGGTGTTTAAAACCAGCTCATCCTATTGCCTACAATATTCCGCCGCAAATCGAGCTGCCGCAGTCAGAAATGTACGGCGAGCCTTTTGATATCCCCGACCCGGACGAGCTGATTTTTAACTCCTGGTATCAGGGCGGTGAAGTACTGCGCAGCGGCTGTACCTTCACCCGTGGCCGTGGCCGGATTTTCTTTTTTGCACCAGGCCACGAAACCTTTCCTATCTATCGCAACGAACACATAACGCAAATTCTGGCCAATGCCATTCAATGGGCGCATCAGCCCCACACCAGTGGTTGGATGATGGGCAACTGGGGACGACCAGTGCCGCTGGAAGAGGGTGCACCAAAACAAACCTACTTTAAAAAGCCACGCAAACTGATGTTGGCGGAAAAGGCTGCAAAGAAGGATAAATAA
- a CDS encoding AbrB/MazE/SpoVT family DNA-binding domain-containing protein yields MSQIVHTKIQRWGNGLGLRVAGLMRDIPHFAADTAIEVEVFEDGFTVRKAKQTRRTLPFSERELLEGLTSDTAHAELLATPAAVELDY; encoded by the coding sequence ATGTCTCAGATAGTCCATACAAAAATTCAACGTTGGGGAAACGGCCTCGGGTTGCGTGTGGCTGGTTTAATGCGTGATATTCCTCATTTCGCTGCAGATACAGCCATAGAAGTCGAAGTGTTTGAAGATGGTTTTACCGTCAGAAAAGCAAAACAGACCCGTCGTACTTTGCCATTTTCAGAACGTGAGCTGCTGGAAGGACTAACTTCAGATACTGCACATGCAGAATTGCTGGCAACACCAGCGGCAGTGGAGCTTGATTATTAA
- a CDS encoding type II toxin-antitoxin system PemK/MazF family toxin yields MSKPFIPDRSDIIWLDFEPVKGKEIGKYRPALVLSSLAYNQQTGLLICSPISTSISGVKTEVLLNNLPEPSVVASSLIQTLSWKDRKAKFIAKAEEGVLEEVLLRMLPLIGADVLIEKLINEDKS; encoded by the coding sequence ATGTCGAAACCCTTTATCCCGGATCGGAGTGACATTATCTGGCTTGATTTTGAACCTGTTAAAGGCAAAGAAATCGGCAAATACAGACCTGCGTTGGTATTAAGCAGCCTGGCTTACAACCAGCAAACCGGATTACTGATCTGCAGCCCAATCAGCACCAGCATTTCTGGTGTTAAAACGGAAGTGCTATTAAATAATTTGCCTGAGCCTTCAGTAGTTGCTTCAAGTTTGATCCAAACCTTGTCCTGGAAAGACAGAAAGGCAAAATTTATCGCCAAGGCAGAAGAGGGCGTTTTGGAAGAAGTATTGCTGCGTATGCTTCCGCTTATTGGCGCGGATGTGCTGATTGAAAAGTTAATAAATGAAGATAAATCATAA
- a CDS encoding gamma-glutamylcyclotransferase family protein: protein MPLLFSYGTLQQKQVQLANFGRELTGSKDSLQGYVVGEIEITDERVLRESGKAIHPILRFSCDPQHEVPGTVFEITEQELAQADDYEVDDYVRVAAILKSGKTAWIYAAHRTS, encoded by the coding sequence ATGCCACTGTTATTTTCGTATGGAACCCTGCAGCAAAAGCAAGTGCAGCTCGCTAATTTTGGCCGTGAGCTGACGGGAAGCAAAGATAGTTTACAAGGCTATGTGGTGGGTGAAATTGAAATCACCGACGAGCGTGTTTTGCGTGAAAGCGGTAAAGCTATACATCCGATTTTACGTTTTAGCTGTGATCCGCAGCATGAAGTGCCAGGTACTGTGTTTGAAATTACAGAGCAGGAACTGGCCCAGGCTGACGATTATGAAGTGGATGACTATGTGCGGGTCGCTGCAATATTAAAATCAGGTAAAACAGCCTGGATCTATGCTGCACATCGCACTAGCTGA